Genomic segment of Scomber scombrus chromosome 18, fScoSco1.1, whole genome shotgun sequence:
TGATATTGTAGTTTATTTAGTGAATTGCTCCTGTACTGTTTGTTTGGTTACTTCGAAAAAGCGAATGGGGTGAAAGAAGTGAATTTTCTCAACGTCTCAACAATGTCTTCCTGCAGGAGAAACAGAGGATGACGGACAAGCTGGAGGACACTAGTCTGAGACTGAATGATGAGATGGACCTGTACAGGAAGATAATGGACAAGCTCTGGCACAACCGCCATGAGTtccagaaagaaaaagaggccATGCAGGAGGTGAGGGGGGTACTCCCACATAACTGAAGAGTTACATGGTAAAAAATTGTTTTAGGAGACGAATTGAACTTCTTAACTTCTCCCTGCAGCTGATCGACGATCTCCGCCGGGAGCTGGACTACCTGCAGATGTTTAAGCTGGAGATGGAGCATCCCGGGAAGGGAAAGGGTCTGTCTGAGTACAACGTCAAGTCCAGGGAGATCGAAATGGAACATGAAGTGAAGAGACTGAAACAGGTTCGAACACATACAACACACTGATGCTTGTTCTTCCGTCCTTACATTCCCTTCTCTACATTTATTCCCAAGTACTGAAGGTTTGTTTGAACTTGGACCACAGATATATTGGCATGGATGATATTATGGGCTAATATTGGCTTATCACAGATAGAactatatgtgtatgtttgtttaattttttttttaaaacagctgccATTACATCATTTATCCACCAGAGAGCACtaacaagtttatttttcaactgtCAGAAATCTCACATAGTACAAATCTTGATCAGATTCTTTATTAATGCAATTAATAAgatagttattttaaaaaaagttaatattatCAGATTTATTGCTGaactataatatatacatacaagAGCTGCCTCAATCATCCAATGAGAGGACTGGAAAGACCACTCTGAACACCCGGGTTAATATAAATAGTGTGCGTCACCTGTCAGACTATAGAATATGAGAATTAGAAAGAATATGTCACTTGatcaataaatactgtatgtaatcaGTGGTCAGAAATACAACATAGGATACAGGTAGAAATAAGATGGTGCTAATGATCACTAGGCCACTTATACAtcattatacatacatacaacatagACTACAGGAGCAGTAAGAAAAAAGACCCTGTATCACAAGAAAAACTAGTGTGAGATATTTAATACCCAGCTCTAGAATACACCAAACAGAGGATGTATTTATCTTACAAATACAGTATTCTTACCTCCTTTTGGAAGTACAAACGGCAGTGAGCCgagacagtgtgcaggagcttttttcattttttgatttcATTTCCTCCCATGCACCTGCCACCACTCAGGTGTGCAAAGAttcatttctttaatttttggATAAACTCCAAAATTCATTATTAGTCAGGCTCCATTATTTAGTATATATCACAAATTAACATATCAAATATGTTAGTGAGAATTTTGTGAGATGCTGAggctttaaatgtttctgtctcaCATATTTCCTCCGTTATATGTAGAACCTCTTGATTTGgtgttaaaagcagcatcaggtttgttaaaatgtacattttgtatttttgttttttatttcatttaaaatgacatttgcaccattttttacttAGGACTGAATACTATAATAagtcaatattttatccacctacagtgtatttaagggCACTGTAggttgcagtttaaaaaaaatgtaaatggttcccaatctccatggtaacccagatgaaatgtaatatttagaactttgcaccattttttttaaccaaaagtaagattgaatgctcctgaaaatgtcaaatggtgtaaccacaaaataatgataaatattacatattttatccatctacagtgtgtttaagtggacttatactaataatgacttcatttaaaactcctgatctccatgattccccagatgaaatgtaatatttagaacaattgtattccattaccttttatttaatataaaaagttataatgtaagatcatgccaaactagttgatatggtgttttattgagaatttactgtttttaaggaAGTTGAATAATTTGGTACAAAGTTATTATGGTTataccacttagacatttttgccataatcctctaatatattctctcaaaatggattaaaagcagacatttgatgctgggtccacaaaaaaagaatgtgtgcaagttattcatatgtttattttcacatttaaccccttttttaaaatttgactaaaacacaaggcacataaaaaaagtacattgaCCCACATACATTATGATACTGAGTGTGTTCACCCACATACATTATGATACTGAGTGTGTTGACCCACATACATTTTGATACTGAGTGTGATGACCCAACTACAATGGGCAAAGTTTCATCCAGAATCCTCTCTGAAAGCAGATGTTTTATCTGTTGTCTTCCTCAGGAGAACCACAAGCTGCGGGATCAGAACGACGACCTGAACGCTCAGATTCTCAGTCTGAGTCTGTACGAAGCTAAGAACCTGTTCGCCTGCCACACCAAGGCCCAGTGCCTGGCAGCAGAGATCGACAACGCATCCAGGGATGAGGTTTGTCTCATGGATGTTatgctgatttttttccctttttctatCATTTCCCTTCTCATgcatccctctctttctgtctctttcagcTGGTAGACGctttaaaggagcaggaggagatcAACCTGCGTCTGAGGCAGTACATGGACAAAATCATTCTGGCCATTCTCGACCATAACCCCTCCATCCTGGAGATCAAGAATTaaacaccacacacaaacacacactctaataCTATTGTAGTTGTGGGGACCTTCCATTAACCACTTATAATCTAAAGTGCACCTGAAGGTGAAGCCCAAATTATGAAAGTCCCAAATGTTCTCACAACTTGTGACTGAGTGTCGCTCACAAATGCAGTTACTCACTATTTAAAGGCCGATCTGTCAGTCACTGTAGAGATGTTGTGCTGCGTTTAATCTATCCACACCAATGTTtcattactgtatatttgaaaCAAGTGACATCTACTGAAAGTTGGGAGCTGGAGAATATTTGTgaatacacaaaaaaagaaaataaagtattttgatCACTTTATTATTAGTAGAAACACTTCCAGTTGTTTAATGATTATAACTGGCCTGTCATTCACTCAGAATTCAGACTGATACAGAGGCTACATTTAAGGAGAGAGCCATCTTAAAGGACCATACcagtgttttgcatgttttctaCAAGctatttaaattgtaaaacatGATAGACTGGTTCGGTAGTCTTTTTACTCTCCTCTAGGTAGCTGTCTTCATTGTGTGGTGATGCTGAACAGATGTTCCATCTTATCTGCAGTAATACAAGTTGATTTTTCATACTCTATGGAAATAAATAGAAACCAGTGGAAGCATCAAAGGGAGAATACTTAATGgtatagttcaacattttgggaatttCATTCCATTGCTTTGTTTCCAAGATAAAGATGGAAAGGTTTATCAGTGTCatgactgtgtttaatacacAGCTGGATTCAACATGTAGTTACCCTACTTTACCACAAAGACTGTAAGCAGAGGTACATGGCTAGCCTGGGTCTACCATCTGCATCTTATTAGTTTAATCCATACAAACGGTTTTAGGTTGAGTTCTGTTTTGGGACTATTTCTTGACCAACAGCCGTTTATATATCCGCTCAGCACTTCTGTGGTTAGAGTCCAAAAATATATTGaacaatttctttaaaaaaaacacttcaacaaAATTTGTACAGTGGTCAGAAGTCATGGAAGGTATTTGAAGTATATCTTGTAGATGACTACAACATGCAGATCCACAAGTACAGTCTTAAGTGACTGTCCAGCAATCATATTTCAAGTTCTGTTTTCATGCGATTGTATTTCTAACCTTTTAAATTCGGCTGTCTCAACACAACTGAATGTCTACatgatgaacacacactgtttaCTACATCACATCAGTTTTTAGCCAGATattaacaacattaacattgaTAGCTGTTATTGAGCCTTTTGAGAGACAATTCAGTGCTGTGCCAAAAGCCTTTAACCAGTATGGGTCTCTGAGGAATACTGGTGATAAAGGTATCTATAGGTGCCAATATTATGTGCCAATATCCATATCTTAACACTTCACTGTTCTAATGTgcagaaggttttttttttgttaagtaaTAGTTGAAATAGTTGAATTCCTGCAGTTTCTCAGCTCAAAAGAAAACtactttcttttaaaatggGATTTAGTCATTCACTAATAATTAACTCAAGTCTGTTTTACATAGATTtcagaaaaatagaaacactATTCAACTTTGCAATGTTGCACCTAATTACTGTAAGCAAGTGATcctgtgattttaaaatgaggaaacTGTTCATTTCTACGCTGCCTTTGGTGTCTTTGTGAACTGGCCTCGAGACTTAGGGAGTGTTGTTCTACCAGTGTTGTAAATTAGTCTTACTTCAAGTAATTTAAACAAAGTATTTAACTTGAATATTTTTTCACACATACTTGAAACCCACGGTGTTACCTAGAGAAGCTAGTAAACACACCGTAAAGGTATTCCACAGGTGTGTCACCATGAGGAAGGCAGTATTGAGCTGATAATAGTGAGCACTATATTATGTAACAAATAAAACTAGTTTTGCTCCATTGCACAAATCATTCACCtagtgatttcttttttttccctttcttcgCTTGTTCTTTTGTGCGTTAGCATACGAGGTATGAATAAGTATATTATTTAAGCAGTTCAGCTCTGATTTTGTCCATTGTTGCCATTGtaattgagctttttttttttttttttaaatattgacatttttactttgaCACAGTATTTGTGATTTCATACATTGTACATGTTGTACAGAATCTGGTTACTATTTATGTGCAAGTTATTCCGCTTATTAAAATGTCTCTAGGTTTGACACTAAATAATCAAATGTGTTGTAGACTATAATATGAACTCATATAGCACACGTCTTTACCtgaaataatgatattaatcatgatgggggaaaaaaagtaatatagTCTGTCACAACTCACATGTTcactttgattttgttttatttgtgtagcacaCATGGAACTATGGGATGACCTTGTTGTACAAAttagatgtgtaaataaaatcCATTCGCTTTGGCATGATAAAATGGGCTGTTTCTTTTCTGTCCAGTAGGATTTATCACTTTCCTTTCCCGTTACAgagttggaaaaaaaatgtacattggTAAATTTCAGTGAAACCGTTTTTGACACAGAGACCCTCTATAAGACAGGATTAAGTAATAAGCCATTTCCACACCAGACGTTTAGACttgtcacattaggaaaagcacaggtgtaactaaacCTCAACGATGATTCTGTTCTATTGAAGTGTCCCCATGAATCACAACAGTGTCACAACACCATGACCCTGAAACtgaaagcagctaaatggaatacagccatcattcattttattcacacctgtgcttttcctgcttgtGACATCCGATTGTCTTCTGTAATAAAGGCCTGTGATGCAGGACCTGTCTTAGTTGCTATTGTACTTCAGTGATGCACATACACAATTACATTTTGCAATTAATTCAATTAACATGATTGACATGTAAATAACCTGGACTTTTTGGGGACCCTAGGGGTTTGGGCAGTGGGTCATTTTGCATGCTTGTAATACAATCCTTCACTTTGTTTTAGCATGCAGCAGCTTTTAAGTGACTGAGTggaattattaatattaaaagagATATTACAAAGTAGTAGTATAAGTAAGTAGctgtataattaaaaaaagaaagcttgaGAGAGAAGTTCACACCCTTCATACTTTCTCACCTCTGCCAACCACTGTGTGAAGAAGGCATGCTTGTTAATGTGTTGATTTTCAAAGTTACACAACCCCCCAGTGCCAAAGTCAGAACAGTGTGGGGGAAGGGTGTTTCAGACGCTGTTCAACCATCTGACAAACGCTTCAATTGAAGAATACTAACCACTTTAGTTCTATTATGTTCCCCTAGCTTTAATTATAAGTCAGTTTTTCTCAATGTTAATattgtgaagaaaaagaaaaagaggattCACGCTTTATCTCGATGCCAAATGCAGGGTAGAGAGGTTCAGTGACTGTAGAGCGGGAGGTGtagaggtggatcagtgtgtcagaggagactgtAGAAGGACAAGATGCCagatacactgctactctgtcaGAGTCAAGGCAGGAGGTGATGGGTATGATAGGCAGAGTAGTTATTATGACAGTGCAACAGACTCCAGCACTCGTCATCTTGCCCTTTCCTTTTGATTCCAAAATCCTGCTTGAACATCCACATTGaaactgagatttaaggtgaTTTAAGCTAGTTCATCTTCTTCTAAACTGAATGTACAGTTAAGTCAAGAAGTCTTCCCCCTTGAATCAGTCGGAGCAACCAAACCAACACTGCAATACTCTAACTACATCaagatgataataatgatgtacTGTGACTTATGTACTGTGATTTTTCATGCTGGACTTTTATAATTTACTATTGCTTTTACTATTTTactgctttctttgtttgtctAGTAAATATTAGTTCTTAACGGTTAATATTGACCTaatttgtaaaagaaagaaaaatactgcTGAAGTTTCAGACATACATTTGCACAGGTAAATAAATGTGACCAGTATTCATCCTTTATGAAATCTTTTAATAAACCGAAGATCTACAAGTGATCATCAAACTTTGTGAAAAATAGATTCATTAAGACAATATAGACCTATATCATAAAAAGCAATAATtcaatgtgatgttttaaaaaatttaacatttagggtgcaaagagagacaaagaagtGCATTTTATAAAAAGCCCTAATTCAAGACATGAACTGTAATGTGTTTGCGTGGTTTTCGAAGATTAAGCTTCATTTGTGATGCGGCGACAACACAAGACTCTTCGTCAGGGTGCTCCTGATTTCAGGCACCTGCTTGAATGGACCTTCTTTGGTTCTGCCGTCTTTCTTGCTTACTTCATCGGTCACACTGGTAAAGATTTCGGAGATGTTCTCACCCCTGAAACAACACGCagtgtaaaaatacatattaCTATCAGTGCACATATTACAACCATATAAACAGTACAGTATACACTGCATTGACTAGAATATCAACAGGTTGCTGACATATTGTGGACCAGAGAagactattatttttattggttaatatttcaacatataataatcagttttatatttactttagaCAACCCTCCTTCAGCTTCTGACACACAGATTGGATGAACCAGCTCCCATGATATGGATCTCTTCCTGCTTTATAATCTTCAACAGTGGCAATGGCAACCAGAACATTAACTAAATCAGCAGTGGTTTCTGGTTTAGAACTATCACACTGCAGATTTTGTTCTGCAGATTTCACTCCTGATGGTGTCATACTCCCCTGGCAGGCCTGGATCAGGAACACTTTGGGTTTGCCGGTGAGGGGTGAGTCTTCTGTCTCCCTGAATGTTCTAGTTATTTCTTTAATAGAGAGGTACTTGTCATCAATCCCTGAAACTTCACCCAATTTTCCGTGACTCAGAACACAGCATATGAAGGCATCTCCATGTTCAGGAGCCTTCTGAGGATCAATGAATTCACTGCCAGACCACTCCTTTGCACTGAACTCCTGCAGCTGAGACAAGTCGCCTGGAGAAGCAAAGTATTGCAGAGTAGCCTTCATCTTTTCACTTTCTTGGTCTTCACACATCAGGACTCTGAACCCCAGCCAGCTGAACACCTCTGCCAAACTTTCTGCAGAAAATTGaagttaaaaaacaatacatttaaaccACCAACAAACAGAACACAAGTGTAAAACAGAATTTGTCTTTTGTGTAACATACCAGCGTCTTTGTCAGTTCCCTCTCtcggtttttttttcatgaagttCTTGTTGTTTATGATCACACAGAGGCCGACAGGCTTGCACTCCCATTTATACGGCTcctaaaaacaatgaaaacacaactatGGTTGGACATTTCTACAAACTGATCCCTTCTCCTTTTTAGTATGTTACTATTTGACCAACGCACTTGTTAAAAAAGACCACTCAGGTGTGCAAAACTGATGATTTACAACCTGATGTGGAAAATGACTGGAGTGGGACATTTCTGACATCGGGTAAATACTTGAAAAATCTTTCCTAGTCTAGCTTTTATGAGGTGTTACAATATTACAAAGCTAATACAATTTAATAAGCATGTGTATTCAGACTTTGAGATGACGATGTGTCTTACAGTTATCCGTGAGGAGgaaaagtgttttctttctaAATTCCTTCTTATCTTTTTAAGAAACCTTAATTCAACATACTGACTGAAGCCATGTAACATAAAGTGTGCTGTATTAACAATAAGGTAACATTAGACCTCACCTTTTTTTGAGTTTGGCTTCCTTGTGATCCAACATCTGAGGAAATCAGAGTAAACAGAATTACATTTCCAAACATTCAACCATTTTTGATGAAGCCTTCAGTTGCTAACATACCACTGTTAACTGAACTAGTTGCTTGGACAGACGTAGGTATGTTCCTGGTGTTCATTTGTATGTTCCTCAACGTTGGGTAAGTCGAGATAATGTCTTCATCAGTTTGCAGGAGTTCCAGGAAGTCCTGACAGGTCGGCTCTCCTTTACTCATGATCTTATCCACAAGTTCAAGGACGTGCCCCTCCACAGTCTTTCCGGGGATGTCTTTGAGGTTGATGTATTCACGTTCAGTTATGAGCTCTTCCTCTTGAACTTTGTTGAGGATTAGACTGCGGTCTCCACGCAAAGCCTccacaattttcattttattgcttCTCATTGTGTCTTTGGCTGCCATGATGGATCTGAAATACAGACAGAGACATGAAGAACAAGATATTCAAGAGTAGAAAACTTGTTTCCCTGTTGCTCATGAAGTGCACCAGTCAATACAGGCACACTGGGTTTCCTGTTTATTAACCGTGAAGTTAAACctgttttttggaaaataattgGCCATAGTGGCATTGCTTCATCACTCAGAGCTATATGGCACATATTACACTGTATTAATTCATTTTGTAGCGTTTTCACTGCAGTGACATAGGGAGGACTGGGGATGGTTGTGTTTGAGATTACATCGTGCATATTTAGGGCAGGAGGTGattcattttgtctttaatagttatcttatcttatcttaccaTATTCATTCTGACACAGCCAGCTAGTGgttgaatgatgacatgaggcTATACATGTCATCAATAATCAAATAGGGTAGGGGTCCAGAGAAAATTACAGAGTCCAACATGTCTTTGCAAATGTACACAATGTCTCAACATTCATTTTTGTGACGTCCGATTGA
This window contains:
- the LOC133999841 gene encoding caspase-3-like produces the protein MAAKDTMRSNKMKIVEALRGDRSLILNKVQEEELITEREYINLKDIPGKTVEGHVLELVDKIMSKGEPTCQDFLELLQTDEDIISTYPTLRNIQMNTRNIPTSVQATSSVNSDVGSQGSQTQKKEPYKWECKPVGLCVIINNKNFMKKKPREGTDKDAESLAEVFSWLGFRVLMCEDQESEKMKATLQYFASPGDLSQLQEFSAKEWSGSEFIDPQKAPEHGDAFICCVLSHGKLGEVSGIDDKYLSIKEITRTFRETEDSPLTGKPKVFLIQACQGSMTPSGVKSAEQNLQCDSSKPETTADLVNVLVAIATVEDYKAGRDPYHGSWFIQSVCQKLKEGCLKGENISEIFTSVTDEVSKKDGRTKEGPFKQVPEIRSTLTKSLVLSPHHK